The Euphorbia lathyris chromosome 2, ddEupLath1.1, whole genome shotgun sequence genome includes a window with the following:
- the LOC136219593 gene encoding uncharacterized protein, giving the protein MDYDFRNRAASPYDEHVPMYRTNSSSTAPSSHPMYGPSLYPRIGQQGQAAVPPVSRNSYHQTSAPAPSSSGLGIRIALKPEYRLTPLPQLAPQVRDIPRSNFEFDFELERKILAEVEKGGHNFSRLGLENHPSKTAESTSSLGAGVDPVISKYIASGLNREAVSLAVGNYGDNPTKVEEFAKGYSLLKEMGFSSKKVAEALLMYENDTDKALAQCLNG; this is encoded by the exons ATGGATTACGATTTCAGGAACAGAGCAGCTTCACCATATGATGAACATGTTCCTATGTACAGGACCAATTCATCATCTACAGCTCCCTCGAGCCACCCAATGTATGGACCGTCTCTCTATCCAAGAATCGGTCAGCAGGGTCAGGCAGCGGTGCCTCCTGTTAGCCGCAACTCCTATCATCAAACTTCTGCTCCTGCACCTTCTTCTT CAGGATTAGGTATTCGCATTGCTTTGAAGCCAGAATATCGCTTAACTCCCCTG CCTCAACTGGCTCCACAAGTTAGAGATATTCCAAGGAGCAactttgaatttgattttgAGCTGGAGAGAAAAATATTAGCTGAAGTAGAGAAGGGAGGCCATAACTTCAGCAGACTTGGTTTGGAAAATCATCCATCAAAAACAGCAGAGTCGACTTCTTCACTG GGTGCAGGTGTAGATCCTGTAATAAGCAAATACATTGCCTCAGGACTGAATCGAGAAGCTGTTTCCCTTGCAGTCGGTAACTACGGAGACAATCCAACTAAG GTTGAAGAATTTGCGAAAGGGTATAGCCTGTTGAAAGAAATGGGATTCTCATCTAAGAAAGTAGCAGAAGCTTTACTCATGTACGAGAATGACACTGATAAGGCGTTGGCACAGTGCCTTAATGGCTAA